Proteins encoded in a region of the Halodesulfovibrio marinisediminis DSM 17456 genome:
- a CDS encoding efflux RND transporter permease subunit, which translates to MNITEWSLRNNVTSLVMFVLIAVAGVITLAIIPRQEDPDFIVRTAVVTTSFPGASPQKVEELVTDKLEEKIREMGEIDYLESQSLTGLSIIEVNIYESIKDVAPIWQKLRNKVDDALPLLPEEASTPVVNDEFGDVFGFLIALTSDDYTYREMKDEADIIRNRVLRFPAVSKVEFWGNQEERVFIEFSNARFAELGLSPFALASVIQSQNIIKPSGQVYDDPERINIRSTGEFLSVDDIRNLSLRAPGGKESVALSDITDIKRGFVDPPTIMVRYNGKPAVLLAVSMKVGNNIIKLGKDLTGLVEEINTELPAGLDLEMAIYTPEYVKTSIFDFLINLVQAFCFVILVMLLFAGIRVGLICGTLVPMAMLTALIFMPMFDVMLERISIAAMIIALGILVDNGVVVSENILVKLGQGMDRKQAVASTSKELSFPLLAASLTTIFAFLPIPLAPSAAGEYCVSLFVVISLTLAASWMLSMTMVPMMCYYLLKPQLTEESFSSMVYTVYRKVLLFALKNRVLALAIVFGGFAIAVMGFKSVPNIFFPPNERGQFMVDFWQPYGTDIRATQRRYEKLEQFLMKQDEFESVLTFVGTGGPRWYLPLDLEQQNENLATLIVNIDSFEHLDSFLDKTEKELIENFPDTRFRLKKMMLGPPAGASIELRLAGDSVEQLYDLREKIGKILESKEGVSVVWDDWGEWTKELVIEVNQDRARRAGFTSEDIASSMQMQMSELPVSDFRDGDTVIPIVLRSDDDYRDQADKIPGMNVYSYTEKRSVPLAQVANAFFIWQPSNVRRRDEVRTMTVMADVYGRYASDVLQEIQPELDTLMTSEEWPLNYTLEVGGEDEESRKAQAALMANMPLAMGLLILVLVAQFNSVRKPLIILLTLPPMMIGVVPGMILTGQPFGFMPLLGLISLLGIIVNNAIMLIDRVDVLSRKDIDIQNALILSGLQRSRPIIMTTITTIVGLVPLIVSGGGMWRPMAVLMVSGLAVASGLTLILCPVLYSTLFRINYRDYTWDETILEKAKD; encoded by the coding sequence ATGAATATTACAGAATGGAGCTTACGTAATAATGTAACGTCGCTGGTAATGTTTGTTCTTATAGCTGTTGCCGGAGTCATTACGCTCGCCATTATCCCACGACAAGAAGATCCTGACTTTATTGTGCGTACTGCTGTTGTCACCACCTCGTTTCCTGGTGCTTCGCCACAAAAAGTAGAAGAGCTTGTCACAGATAAGCTGGAAGAAAAAATTCGTGAGATGGGGGAGATAGATTATCTTGAGTCTCAATCTCTTACAGGTTTATCCATCATTGAAGTTAATATTTATGAAAGCATAAAAGACGTAGCACCGATATGGCAAAAGCTTCGAAATAAAGTTGATGATGCCCTTCCTCTTCTTCCTGAAGAAGCATCAACTCCTGTTGTAAACGACGAATTTGGCGATGTGTTCGGATTTCTTATAGCCCTCACCAGTGATGACTATACCTATCGTGAAATGAAGGACGAAGCCGACATTATCCGCAATAGGGTTTTGCGGTTTCCGGCCGTTTCCAAGGTGGAGTTTTGGGGAAATCAGGAAGAACGTGTTTTTATAGAATTTTCGAATGCACGCTTTGCTGAACTCGGGTTAAGTCCCTTTGCTCTTGCTTCCGTCATCCAATCACAGAACATTATTAAACCAAGCGGGCAGGTGTATGATGACCCTGAACGGATTAATATTCGTTCAACTGGAGAGTTCTTATCTGTTGATGATATCCGCAACCTTTCTCTCCGTGCGCCGGGGGGAAAAGAAAGCGTAGCGTTGTCAGACATAACAGATATTAAACGTGGTTTTGTTGACCCGCCTACGATTATGGTTCGCTATAATGGAAAGCCTGCAGTTCTTCTCGCCGTAAGCATGAAGGTCGGGAACAATATTATCAAACTCGGTAAGGATCTTACCGGACTTGTTGAGGAAATAAATACTGAATTGCCAGCTGGTCTAGATTTAGAAATGGCAATTTACACTCCGGAATATGTTAAAACCTCTATCTTTGATTTTCTCATAAATCTTGTTCAGGCGTTCTGTTTTGTAATCCTTGTCATGCTACTATTTGCCGGAATTCGGGTAGGGCTAATTTGCGGAACCCTTGTGCCTATGGCTATGCTGACCGCACTTATCTTCATGCCAATGTTTGATGTGATGCTTGAGCGAATTTCCATTGCCGCAATGATCATTGCATTAGGGATTCTGGTAGATAATGGGGTGGTTGTAAGCGAGAATATTCTAGTAAAGCTCGGACAGGGGATGGATCGAAAGCAGGCTGTTGCCAGCACATCCAAAGAACTCTCTTTTCCTTTGCTGGCTGCTAGTCTGACAACAATATTTGCTTTTCTTCCTATCCCACTCGCTCCAAGTGCCGCCGGTGAATACTGTGTTTCATTGTTTGTTGTTATTTCATTGACGCTTGCAGCGTCATGGATGCTTTCAATGACCATGGTTCCAATGATGTGCTACTACCTGCTGAAACCACAGCTTACAGAAGAGAGCTTTTCCAGCATGGTGTACACTGTGTACCGTAAGGTATTGCTGTTTGCTTTGAAAAACAGAGTGCTCGCGCTAGCAATTGTTTTTGGAGGGTTCGCCATTGCGGTAATGGGCTTTAAATCTGTTCCGAATATCTTTTTCCCTCCTAACGAGCGTGGGCAGTTTATGGTTGATTTTTGGCAACCTTATGGAACGGATATTCGTGCAACACAGCGCCGGTATGAGAAATTAGAACAATTTTTAATGAAACAGGACGAGTTTGAGTCTGTTCTTACATTTGTCGGTACTGGTGGCCCACGTTGGTACTTACCGCTGGATCTTGAGCAGCAGAATGAAAACTTAGCAACATTGATAGTTAATATTGACTCGTTTGAACATTTGGACAGTTTTTTAGATAAGACTGAGAAAGAATTAATAGAAAACTTTCCAGACACACGGTTCAGATTAAAGAAAATGATGCTTGGACCTCCTGCAGGTGCCTCAATTGAATTGCGTTTAGCCGGAGACAGCGTTGAACAGCTCTATGACTTGCGTGAAAAGATTGGTAAAATTCTAGAAAGCAAAGAGGGAGTAAGTGTTGTCTGGGATGACTGGGGCGAGTGGACGAAAGAACTTGTCATTGAGGTTAATCAGGACAGGGCACGGCGAGCAGGATTTACCAGTGAGGATATCGCATCATCCATGCAGATGCAGATGTCGGAATTGCCCGTATCCGACTTCCGCGATGGAGACACGGTAATCCCGATAGTTTTACGCTCAGATGATGACTACCGTGATCAGGCGGATAAGATTCCGGGAATGAACGTGTACTCATATACAGAAAAAAGAAGTGTTCCACTGGCGCAGGTCGCTAATGCCTTTTTTATTTGGCAGCCGTCAAACGTTCGGCGGCGTGATGAAGTGCGAACTATGACTGTTATGGCGGATGTCTATGGTCGCTATGCCTCGGACGTGCTTCAGGAAATTCAGCCGGAATTGGATACGTTGATGACGTCTGAAGAGTGGCCGTTAAACTACACGCTTGAGGTGGGCGGTGAAGATGAAGAGAGCCGGAAAGCGCAGGCTGCATTAATGGCAAATATGCCGCTCGCTATGGGGCTTCTTATTTTGGTATTGGTTGCACAGTTTAACTCTGTGCGTAAGCCGCTAATTATTCTGCTAACACTGCCTCCTATGATGATTGGCGTTGTCCCCGGTATGATTCTTACAGGCCAGCCGTTTGGCTTCATGCCGTTGCTTGGTCTTATTAGCCTTCTGGGGATCATTGTTAACAATGCCATCATGCTTATTGATAGGGTAGATGTACTTTCGCGTAAGGATATAGATATTCAAAATGCCCTTATTCTATCGGGATTACAGCGTTCCAGACCAATTATTATGACCACAATTACGACCATTGTGGGGCTTGTTCCATTGATCGTGTCCGGTGGTGGTATGTGGCGCCCGATGGCTGTATTGATGGTTTCAGGACTAGCTGTGGCGAGCGGACTTACACTTATTTTGTGTCCGGTTCTTTATTCTACTCTATTCCGCATTAATTACAGAGATTACACATGGGACGAGACAATTTTAGAAAAGGCGAAAGATTAG
- a CDS encoding efflux RND transporter periplasmic adaptor subunit, whose product MQARLKISFLFLMVMITAGFWGCGSKEEAELPSKRVIVYRVPNILKFRTWSTSGTAKDVLETILSFRVSGMIISLPVDVGQKVLAGDLVAELDPTDYLLELREAKASLQDILAELRNAKLDHDRKKKLVKQDVISLSEYDLAASYLDSMRAKADAQRERIAIAERNLSYTRLYVPEAGTISSVPAEVHTNVGIGEPVATLNSRGSLEMDIGVPDRLIAMVKLGQPVTIRFDVFRDMKLDGRVKEVGVRSNETSTFPVTISIDTKDKRIRSGMVGETTFSFEQVEKYRHVVVPAAAIFGLPNDNKYVWVVNPEEKTVHMRKVEILLPAEGGIIVSSGLNPEELVVIRGVHSLQEGQKVRIQEQ is encoded by the coding sequence ATGCAGGCACGCTTGAAGATAAGTTTTTTATTCTTGATGGTTATGATCACAGCAGGGTTTTGGGGATGTGGCTCTAAGGAAGAAGCAGAGCTCCCTTCAAAAAGGGTCATTGTGTATCGAGTTCCGAATATCCTTAAATTCAGAACCTGGTCTACGTCAGGTACCGCCAAGGATGTTCTTGAGACCATCCTTTCATTTCGAGTAAGTGGTATGATTATCTCTCTTCCTGTGGATGTAGGACAAAAGGTATTGGCAGGAGATCTTGTAGCAGAGCTTGATCCTACGGACTATCTCTTAGAACTGCGCGAAGCTAAAGCTTCTCTTCAGGATATTCTTGCGGAACTTAGAAATGCAAAGCTGGATCATGACCGGAAAAAGAAGCTCGTTAAGCAAGATGTTATCAGCCTAAGTGAATATGATCTGGCTGCATCGTATCTAGATTCTATGCGAGCAAAGGCTGACGCTCAGCGTGAACGAATTGCTATTGCCGAACGAAATCTTTCATACACTCGCTTGTATGTACCGGAAGCCGGAACAATCAGTTCTGTCCCTGCCGAAGTACACACAAATGTTGGAATCGGGGAGCCTGTTGCAACGCTTAACTCAAGAGGATCTCTCGAAATGGATATAGGAGTACCGGACAGGTTGATTGCAATGGTGAAACTAGGACAACCCGTTACAATCCGATTTGATGTCTTCCGCGACATGAAACTGGATGGAAGAGTTAAAGAGGTTGGAGTTCGTTCTAATGAAACATCAACATTTCCAGTAACAATCTCCATTGATACAAAAGATAAGCGTATTCGTTCGGGTATGGTCGGAGAGACAACGTTTAGTTTTGAGCAAGTTGAAAAATACAGACATGTGGTGGTTCCTGCTGCCGCTATCTTTGGTCTACCGAACGATAATAAGTATGTATGGGTCGTTAATCCTGAAGAAAAGACAGTGCATATGCGTAAGGTAGAAATCCTGCTCCCCGCTGAAGGAGGGATCATTGTCAGCTCAGGTCTCAATCCAGAAGAACTAGTGGTAATCAGGGGCGTGCATAGTCTTCAGGAAGGCCAAAAAGTACGAATTCAGGAACAGTAG